The Balearica regulorum gibbericeps isolate bBalReg1 chromosome 5, bBalReg1.pri, whole genome shotgun sequence genomic interval ATAATTCCCCCTTTGTTTCCCTCCTTGCTCAGTTACCCATTATCAGGCTGTGCACTGAGAAACTCCGTTAGTCTGGATGTAGTTATAACTATGTCTGGGCCTCTTAGCAAACAGATGAAGTTGTTGAACGGTATTTTAGTCTCCTGACAAATATGTAATCAAACTGATGTTAGACTTGCATGGAAATGACAAACAGTGGAGATGCTTGTTTTGGAAACTAAATTAAAACGTTAACCACTCGCAtagagaacaaaaagaaacaaacaaacaaaaggtaaaagaaGTCCAATTGTTTGAGTAGTATAAATGGAGGAAATGTGACATGACAACTAACAAGATGAAACAGATAAGGAAACCTAATCTCTTCCAGCAGTGAGTTCTATTATATTGCGTGGAGAACAAGAAAGCACTCAGTCCTGATGAAAGAAGCCTTAAATGTGAAAGGAATATGCCCAGCTTCTATCAATCAAAGGTCTGCAGAGTGAGAAACTTCCCAAATGTCAATACAAAATGTTAGTAATTGCCTCctgtctttttgtctttttcgAGTTTGCCTAAAATATTCAAGTCTTATCCTGAAAGGAACATCCTTCCAAAACAGAGGCCTGCCTCTGTTTCTTTGCTCAAAACCCAAATGATCTCCTTTAATGACACTGTCAGCAGTTAGCCACAGAACAGGAAGGAAATGTAAAGGATGCTTGCCAAGGTGTGTGTGTATCAGTTCAAAGCCAGCACTGTACAATCAGAATAATCCCTGtttgaaaaaacaacaaacaaaccccctacaaaaacccaagcaaacaaaaaaaaccccatcccaAACAGGGTTTATGCTTTAGGATACTTTCAGTCTGAAATGAATGACAAGCAAGGACAATCACAGAACTTTTCGACATTATAGTAAAACCCACAGGAAAATTAACTTATTCTTGTAAAATCTTGGCTTACAATATAAGGGACCTATCCTGGTTCAATACCTAAATAATACAATCGAGTAGCACCCCTGTCTTAGGACACTTCATAAACTTCCACCAACTGCTGAAAGACTAGTAAGAGTTAATAGTGAGACTCTTAATAAGTCAAAGATTCATGTCTGAGAAGAGCTTTCTGAAGCATGTGgtgcattttgaaaaatctggtATTATCATAGGAGGTAGGAtaatttgcacagaaaaagacagtgagtcttgttctgttttgcacAACATTTCCATGAACATAAAAAGCTTACTTAATAACATGCAAAATTTTGAGATTAGCTGGCACCTGATGAAAGAAATGGGCAAAAGTACTGTCCCAAGAGCCAGTTGAGTATTCAACTGCTACGCAGAATTAATCTCAACAAGGAGGACGGTTCAGATCAATACACCAGAAGTACAGTATTCCTTTTGAAGGCTTACAGTGAAATTCTTAGGCTTctgtaaacatgaaaaatattcactGTTCCACATAATTCTTTGCTGTGTTTAGATTTTTAGAAAGTGcaaatttttctgtaattaaggATTagaagtttgatttttatttggtcTCAAAGAAGAAAGGGTTTGGTAGTGCTGGAAATGGTAGGCCTTATCTATGGGCTTCGTTTCCCCACATTTTGCTTATCAGCATTTCTGGAAAGAGTTTCTACATAAAACTAGACCTAAACTGGCATTCAGGCCAgttccctgctcctctctgagaagatTCCAATTTGTGCCTAAACAGAATGACAGATGTCTCCTCCCTTTTGTTAAGAGAAGAGTTCAACAGCTCAGTCCCCTGGCCATAAAAACCTTTTAGTATTAATAGTTTCCTTAATTCCTCCTCCATTATAGCCTCAAAATTATCCCCTTGTTGTGTTTCTTAGCGATGCATTGGagagaaaattagtttaatttctgATTCAAATCTGACTGATACTTCATCTCTAACATTCTCATGATTTTACAGTCTGGGGAAGAAAGTGGAGAGTTCATGTTTCACTCTGATTTCCtgcccaccccccacccccctccccttttaATAAAGATGCTATAAAGTTGAGGCACAAGTGGTTAAGGGTGAACTTGATCAGTTCTAGCAGCTGGTTCCTGGACATGTCCTGGTGGTAAAGGCTGATCACCTCCCGCAGGATGTTTTGGTGCATCTCCAACTTTGTGTTCCCCAGctgtaaaataagaataaaaccaTTTGTAACTTCTCAATGAAATTGACCTCAAATGTAAAAAGTCTGGACAGGAAAGTTTCTAGTGTAGGGACaatcaaacaaaaccttttttttttttttttttttctaagtgcaATCAAGAATTTAGTATTACAATGACACTATCTTCTTCTGAGGGTGTTGAAGCAATTGGTCATTCATACTGTCTAAAACTAACTTGTCATGTCATATTGTACCCAACTGCTGGTAAATTGGCCACAGATAGACTTGttgaaagcatttaaatgctttgatttGTTCTGCAGTTGAAGACTGCTAATGCAGCCATTAAACATCAGACAGACCTGGTCATTTGTATATCCCTATTATTCTCTGGATGCTCAGAAATCCTAGATATCATAGATATCAATATTTTTAGACTGATAGGTATGGCACAATCATCCTCCTCTGCCCATTTGATACCTTGAGTTAGAATTCAGTTTTTTTACTATGGATTTGAAAGCACTGAGATTTCAGGAAAACTTTAGAAGAGTTCCATACTTCCCTcttaaagacagtttagtaaaACTCTCTACAGAGATCATTAAAACCACATTATATTAACagtttcaacagaaaatatagTTTTAATGACTTTTACATTGGAgaccttattttaaaatttgtgtatCTACATAGAAAGATACGTACGGGGTTGGAATTTCAGTTCTCCAGCTGGTCCTGCAGGAGGATTTCCTTGCTGTAGTTTCTTTTGTTCCATCTGTTTTACAACctggtgaaaaataaaataccacagTTGAAAAACTTAAATCTATCAACTTTCTCTGATGTGACATAAATGAatacactgaaaacaaatttttcagTCATAATGTAAAGTCTTTGATAATGGGTATACTGAGTTGAGATGCTTGTGTTGTTTGCTATAATCCTGAATACTAGATTATGTTTTGCTGTAGTACTATTAGAATTCAGCTGGGACTGACATAAGAAATCAAGGTAAAGAATGCTCCAGAGTTGGGGATTGTCACACATATAAggatacagaaaaggaaaaaaaaaaaaatctgttctcttAAGTGTACCTGCTGAAGCTCTTGCTTCTGAGCCTGAAGCTGGTCATGCTGCCTCTGtagctcttccttctgcttctgaagaTCTTCTGCCTTCTTTCTAAGTTCATCTTCCTGCTGAGAAATATGACTTTCAAACTCTTTCAGCTCATCCTCAGTGAAAAGCTGCTGTTGATCTAGTGTCTGCAAGAAAACAGATACAAATGTGAATACTTAGGCAGgaatgcatatatatttttattatcttcccACTGAAATTATTATTAGCTGAATTGTACAGTTCACTAAACAACCCTCAGAATTTTCATCAAAATCACTCacttaagaaacagaaaaatagccATTTCTCAGCTACTTTCTCAGCAAAATTCTACCACAGATTTAGAGGTAGGAGAAAAAATTTCTCTTGCTTCCAGCTGAGCTCTTATCTTCCCTTCAAAGTGATTCATAAACAAAAtgtccattttctgtttgaaaagcaTGTGGGAAAAGCTCTTCTAGAATCCACAGGGTGGCGCAAgaccttttctgtttgtgtgtggACCATAAAGATTACATCTGCATTACATTATCTGCTACATTTTGTACATTACATTCAGCTAAGATGCTTAATCACACACATagcaaaacagaagtgaaaaaaagcaaaggtcaGAGACATGCCACTTGGTTGCCTGGTGAGATTGATGGTAATAGTCCAGTATGTTGCACTTGGAACACATTCTCATTACCTCCCAGCTATCTGGCtccaaaaattcttttttctctgtagctcGCAGGAACTCTTCCAAAGTCACTAGCCTGTCCTTGTTGATGTCAACctatttgaaggaaaaaattaaactcaaCCTAAATGATGGGTTTTGGTGGAGctaatgtttaatttcattatgcaaatatcttcaaatataaccattttatttttaaactgtccCATTTCAAGGGAGTGCCTGCAACATCTTCTGAAAACTTCTCTCACAAGCTTATACAGCttaacaaaaatggaaataaaaagtaaatcctcacattttacttcaaaattcATTGACTTTATTGAAAACATTATTTGTGGTCACAGCCCCAACGCTAATAGTAGCATGCATgattttttctgagaaaaatgttatGTAGCTTTCCCGTAATAATTTTGTAACTGTGAGTCAGAGTAATCTCTACTGTTGGATGGGGAggttttaaaacatcaaaaaaaccccaactcaaTTGTGTCAGAATACTTtaaggggaagggaggaaatgcTTCCCTTTATGACTAATAGAAGACCAGGCTTGCTTCATTCCTCAAGCTTAAGGAATATAGTTGAATACAGAAAAGATATGAGTGAAAAACACGGTGGTTTGAAAcatcctcttccctttcctctgtaTCCTGAGCTGAAAACCTATCAGAACTAGTAAAGGCATTCACTTTCATATGTGATGCCTTGAGCTCTGAGCTCTCTTCTGAAGGAACAAAGGTGAGCTACATTAGATAGTGCTCTACTCCTCCTTCTCACACCTAAATCTTACCCTTTTGCCAACTGCAAAAGCACATTTAGGGTCTTCCCTGTTTCACAGGGAATTTCTATTGAATCTCAGTACCTGCAAAAGATGGAGGCTACAGCACAATTCCTTCTCTGgaatttcttaaatgaaaaatagtcaGCAGGCATTTACATCCAAATATGGGGACAGGGTTTGAGAACGGTAACTTTATCAAGTGAATCCAAGCACAAACAGCATTCAGTGTGACAGGTTGttcctttctgctgtatttGGACAACCTTTCATGTTAGACTGCATTTCTTGAACATAGAAGGAAATCAGCAGGTCTACTCAGCATCAGTCCCCACCTCATTCATTACATGTTCTCTCATTCTCagtctttcttcttccatttcaaCCATGTCATCCTCTTCATTTTTGGGATCATAAACTTTTTCTAGCTGAAATTCAAAATTGGCAAATGTTAGTTTGGAGAAAGGGCTGCTTATTCAAATAACAGAGCGTATTTGGAACAGTAGCCCGAGATGTTGCTAAAAACATGAGTTCACCATTTTTCCAGTAGAGTTGGAGTACATGTGTGTAATTCTCTTTTAGCATAGTATTTAAGCAACAAGTGAGCCTTTTATTGCAAAGAATGAAGTTTTCAGTTAATTCATGTGGTCTGCTGTAATTCGATGCTGTGGACATTACAGTAAAATTGACCTCGGCATGCACAGTCTGATTCTACATTTGATTCAAAGCAGGCAGAGTTTCCACGTGGTTTCTGGAACGGGAGAGAGTAGCTTTTTTACCAGAGCATGCAGCTGACTCTGTAAGTGTTCGGGATATCACAAGACAAATTGAGTGTGTAATTTAATCGTCCACTTCTCTTCTTGCACAATGTCTTTTGGTGAGTTTATGCTTATTTGCTTCTACTTAGCTTTCTTAGTCATTTAGCTTCACTTGCTTAGCCATAGGTGATTTTAAGGCCCGAGactatttgcttttaaactaTAAAGCTGCAAAATGGTGGGACATATCTATCAAAAAGACTGCCACACATCTTTAGTGTATTAGAGGAAATTATGACAAAGTATTGCTAGAAATCTGCATgtgcaaatttaatttcttcaaaaatgtaCAGTAGTTTGAATTTATAAGCTTCTATATACACTGTATAGAACATTTCCTCCCTTACTCATGAAATCTAGAAAAAATTGTAAGACTAGGTATTGACAGCCATAGTACTGGATCTCTGAATGGCAAGTTTAGTTTCTGCTATACCAAAACAGAACCTACTGGAAAAATTAAGACCAAGGCTCTCTGTTTACTCATTGATTCTGCAATTCCCATCAATGTAGAATTTCAGTACATTGCTATCATTACCCCTCTGGGAAGCAAAGTGCTActaatatttgtgttttcacAGACAATGAACCAAGGCTTAAAGAAATTAAGAGCCTGTCTACTTTATCAGATGTACATGTGTTCCAAATTGGCTAGAtataaaatatgtgaaatttCTGTAGTAATTGCCACACCATGCTGTCTTTGAGCCAATTCGCATGAGtgtgactgtttttctctcaaCAAGTCTTATGACTTGGTGATTAGTACTGAATGAGCACAGCTACCCAGCTTCAGAACCTCCACCAGGCTGCATCTAGCCAGAGCAGGAGTGCAGCTCTCTGCATTGCAATTTATACAGGGATAGCTGTCCTGCAGATTAATTATAAAATTGTAAACAAGCCTCTGTCAGAgaaatacacagagaaatgaGCACTAGATCTCTGGTGTCTGAGTCCTATGCTTCAACTACTTTATTATCCCCGCTGATGTGCTTTTACACTTCTACAGAAACACGAAGGATGCACAAAACTTGGCATAAATACTCTAATTTGTAGTCCAAAGCTCTTGAATATACTTGGAATAATACAGACATCCCTGCAACCATTTACTGAAACAAGTTtctgaacttctttttttacctctttagTAAATAGGGCTTCTAATTCTTGTTCGTCAAGGAAACCATCATTATTGACATCTATAAAAAGAAGAGTTGAAAATACGAGTATGTACAGAAAGTAATACATGTAATAGTTCTCCATGAGTTAAGTGAATATCAGCATACACATCTCATCTGGATCAAAAACTTCATGTAACAAGACGCTTGCTACATAGCTCATTTTTTCTTAGGTTTTTTATCAGGCATTGGCTGAACGGTATTGCcatttttttggtgggttggtTAGACAAGTCTGGAGCAATCTCCCTACTTCTTAGATTAGCAAACTGAAATAGGTCACAACAGGATTGCACAGAGTGCAAACACcaaaaaatattactgagaACAAGTTGTCCTAATTTAACAACTAAATTTCTAAATAGATTCAGGAGCAACAAAAATCGGTTAAAAAAAACTTCGTTAATGCTCCAAAAACCCTAAATAATTATGTGAAAATCTATATAAATATGTAGCACTTGAGTAGAGATCACTGTAAAATGACTTTTCATGGCAAATGCAGAGAGGAGAATACTTGATAACTAACAATCCATCTTTTATCCTACATTCTACTCTCAATATTGTTATACTACCTCTGAAACTGAAAGAGAATGTCTACTTCAAATGAGTGTTattatgcaatattttttgtttaatcgcttcaaaatttttttttacctactAAGCTCTAAGGTGAAAGGTTATTTCAGGTATTTCTATTTTGGTAAGATTTGCacaaaaaagcttaaaaataaattcagaaaattatctttcaagatctctttctaaaaagaagaaataaggtTTAATTACtataatacatatttatgtattttataaaccAAGAGAAAAGTTCAGACTCAAGCTGGAACACTTTCCTTCAGTTAAATTATTGTATTTGGGATTAGTCAAATACTATGTACTGTTCAACCTTTCACAGCCCAGCGTCAGGCAGCATCTGCTTAAGTATTATGAAGCATTTAACAATGTCAGAATATAAGGTTACACATTCATATAATcacatttaaagcaaaatacccACTGAGATGAATCCTCACCTCTGCTACTATTTTATTGTTTCTAGCTGCgcatttctcagaaatataGAGGCAGGATTGGGGggcattttgttttttgttttattaaggGAATCTTGCAACTTCTGAAGAGGCACGGCACTTCTATGACCATTCCAAAGATAAGGGGTGCCTGGCACTTATCTGCAGAGATGATGAGAAAGCAGGTTTTCTCATACACACCTCTGAGGATTTATTCCTAGTATGTAGTGTAAGCAAAGTTAAGAGACACAGAAAGCCCTCTAAGTAGCCATACTTCCCTGAGAAATCACTACTGGTTATTGGCTGTATCATTTTATGAGTAGTTAAaacaaaatcctgttttcaaCTTTTAAGCCCCATTTAAAACTTTGCAGTAAACTACAAAcaataacataaatattttctcctttacacTCTTCAGATACATGCAAATTGCTTGAGGTATAAGACTTCATCCTAGCATAAGACAAACTTGCCCTCAGCAGAAGGTAACAGAAAGTCACTTCACTTGTTCATTAAATTAAACTAAACCTCTTACCgtgtaatttgaaaaatgttttggggtcAAATTCATTAGGATCTAGTCCATCTGCTTCTTCCCACACCTCTTTCAGTTGATCTTTGCTTCCCTATAGATTGGTTACAAAGAAAAACTATTCAAAAGATGATTAagtgtaatttttctgtgttagcTTTGCATTATAGTTTCTCTGAAaggctttattttctgtcatgctGCAAATGGAATCAATAGAATTTTCTTGAATTCCCTTCTGGTCAGGTCTAATGCTTTCATTAGACAGCAAGGCACAGGGAAAGAGGGAGTGTTAAGGAAAGGCATATTCTGTGGAAAGGAACACCTGTAACAATCAGTCATGGCCACCCAGACTCAACTAGAAATGAATAGCTGAAGGGACTTAAATTAGTTTGCCTTTTCTAGAGCAAATGGTACTGTGATGCAGTTCCTTGCAGGCCAGGCATACTATG includes:
- the NUCB2 gene encoding nucleobindin-2; its protein translation is MKLVPVLPPQCILLMTCLLMALEAVPIDIDKTKVKGEGHVEGEKVENPDTGLYYDEYLRQVIDVLETDKHFREKLQTADIEEIKSGKLSRELDLVSHHVRTRLDELKRQEVARLRMLIKAKMDSVQDTGIDHQALLKQFEHLNHQNPDTFEPKDLDMLIKAATSDLENYDKTRHEEFKKYEMMKEHERREYLKTLDEEKRQREESKFEEMKKKHGDHPKVHHPGSKDQLKEVWEEADGLDPNEFDPKTFFKLHDVNNDGFLDEQELEALFTKELEKVYDPKNEEDDMVEMEEERLRMREHVMNEVDINKDRLVTLEEFLRATEKKEFLEPDSWETLDQQQLFTEDELKEFESHISQQEDELRKKAEDLQKQKEELQRQHDQLQAQKQELQQVVKQMEQKKLQQGNPPAGPAGELKFQPPGEHKVGDAPKHPAGGDQPLPPGHVQEPAARTDQVHP